Genomic DNA from Panthera leo isolate Ple1 chromosome E3, P.leo_Ple1_pat1.1, whole genome shotgun sequence:
GAATGAAACGTGGGAGGCGGGACTAAGAGAGGCCGTCGCACACACATGACGAAAGCAGCTGGCGTCAGTAGAGGTGAGGAAGCCGGGATTAGAGGAGAAAGCTGTTTCTCGCTAGCCTTGGTTCTCACGCGCCATGGCGGCCCCCGTCCAGCAGCCTCCTCAGTCTAGCGGTGGAAAGCGCAAAGGGAAAGCTCAGTATGTGCAGGCCAAGCGGGCGCGGCGCTGCGACGGCGGTGGGCCACGGCAGCTGGAACCCGGGCTACAGGGCATTCTCATTACCTGCAACATGAACGAGCGCAAGTGCGTGGAGGAGGCCTACAGTCTGCTCAACGAATACGGCGACGACATGTACGGGCCGGAAAAGGTACGAGCCCCAGAGAGGGTAAGCGGGCctatgagaaaagaaaggaatgcaGGAAGGCCGGCTGTCTTCTACGCGTGCGCGAGTTTTGTGGCCTGGTCTGTGTTCCCGCCTTCTCGCGGAGTCTGAGTTGTAGATCGCTGCCGGGTCGCGTGCTTGAAAAGCTTGCCCATTTGAGGGGTTTTATCCATTATTAATCACAGGGGCTCCTGTTTATAGATTGCTTCTGAGATCCACGTGTTGTGTTTCTGAAGCCCCCAAAGAAACGTTTATTTCTTACGGTAGACTTGTGAAGTAATATTCACGAGGATACTGGATCTCAAGTAGGTTAAGTAAACGGTCCAAATTCACAGGGGAAACTTCATTGGTCGTCATAGTTTTTATATATCTTACCACCATCTTTACGCCATGGTTGTAATAATTGTCCTAAGCATTGTGTCTGAAATAGTGGGTTTAGTACTAGTGCTAGTTATTTCTCAAATGCAcgtgtaaatacattttaaaaagcaaacatttttgtaCCAATTCCATCTAAGATCTAATTGTCTCAACACAGTTTGGAAATCTTTATATTATTGGCATAAGATCTGGACTAATACAGAAACACCTCAATTAATTAAAAGGGGGAGGATAGATAATACAGAGGGGATTTGGATTCAAGTACTGTTATTTACTAGATCTGCGGCATGGGTATATTATTTAATTCTGCTGAGctagataaaaaagaataaatgatagtATATTTAATGTTGGCTGACAAGTTgcttatgtatataaatacatccTGATAAATAATAAAGGTTCCATAAATGGGTATAATTATTACTGGTGCCTGACTGGGAAACTCCATTGGTGGGGCAGAGAACTAGGCAACAAGTTAGTGTCCTGTCTCCACTGGTGTCTTGAGcaaattctcaaactatttttGTTCCCTCTTCCTTAGTAGAATAGAAATAAGGGTTTTTAATGCCATAACAGGTTGGTCTAATCTCACCAAAAGGAGACTGTCTCATTAGGTACAAAGATATCTAGTGATGGGATTTAAGGTTTACCTTGAAGTAATTCATTTGGTGAGCACATTTCCCTGTGTCCCAGAGTGTCAAGatgtttttgaaagcattttcaaaTTATATGTACCCCAGTCTGAAGGAACTTCCTTTTTCCTGTACATTTTGTAGGGAGTGATGTGTCAGTTTCTTAATAAAAAGCTTTATTGTCAGTATTGATCCATCTGCCACTGGAGGTTTCACATAAATATATAGTTATAGCTTTTAACATGAGCTGTTTTGGCATTTTTGCTCATTAATTTTATGCAGTTTACAGACAAAGATCAGCAGCCCTCTGGAAGTGAGGGAGAAGATGATGATGTGGAGGCTGCCTTGAAGAAAGAAGTTGGTGACATTAAAGCATCTACGGAGATGAAGCTAAGAAGATTTCAATCAGTGGAGAGTGGAGCAAATAACGTAGTCTTCATCAGGACACTTGGGATAGGTGTGTCTAATAAGCCTTAAGATTATTGAGCCTATAATATCTAGACATCACCTTGTCTTAGTGAACACTGCCTAAAAAGTGGCTTCATGGTCACGGCTCAGTTAATAATTTGATTGATCTTCTTCACACTGTTTTAGCACTAAGGATATGGAAAGGTAGAATGGTGTGGTGAACATAACATTGGCTTAAGAGTGGAaacctggctttgccactttctTTGCGTGTAACTTTAGGTGAAACAAGAGTACATGTTCTGTCTAAAAGAAGCAGCTGCTATTCAGCTCCAGCCAATTTGGAATGACTTTAGCCATCTGGAATGTAGTCCTAATAGGGCCAGgtcttttgatttttgaaaagaagGTGGAAATCTGGAGAAGTTTgtagattttttaatgtagttaacTAATTTAAAAGTATTGAAAACACTGAGTAGCCCCAAATAGACTTGTATGTCGTCAGGATGTGGCCTAAGGATCATATGATGATTTTGTGTAATTCATGGTCTTGGGGCTCCTCTGAGTTCTGAGATCTGGATTTTTGTACAAATTTGATCAATGGATGAGTTGAATGtgtggtttttaagtttatttatatttggagagagtgagtagggaaggggcagagagagatggaaagagagaatcctaagcaggctccatgctcaactcAGAGCCCCagacagggctcgatcccatgagagtgggatcatgccctgagttgaaatcaagagtcagatgcttcacctgctgagccacccagacacccctgaattAAATCTTGTAAAGTGACttgcagattttgttttgtttattattgtaaaaaaaaaaaaacaaaacactgctgtTTAATAACAATATGTTGGTAGTTGCTCTTGTTATAGGAAAACAATATGGTCTTGTTTGGACAAGTCAGACATCACAAAAATGTTAACTCCAGTGTCTTCATGAACCGTTGTTTTTAGTGAAAGCAGTAGTAATGCTGAAGAGTTAACATATTAGATATAGTAGTAATCATAGGCAGTGAAGAAAGTTGGAAAAACTGTTTGATTAGACTTATTAATGTTCATCGTGATAATTTCTTCTACTCTACTGTTGATGTAGGTTGCTGACAATGAAAATTCATTTTGGACAGTTTGAAGAGGTTTTAAAATGTCTGAGAGCTtatattcttgttctttttttgccgatttttttcttttctttcagaaccTGAGAAATTGGTACATCATATTCTTCAGGATATGTATAAAACCAAGAAGAAGAAGACTCGGGTTATTCTACGAATGTTACCTATTTCGGGCACATGCAAGGCTTTCTtagaagacatgaaaaaatatgCAGAAACATTTTTGGAACCCTGGTTTAAAGCTCCAAACAAAGGGACATTTCAGATTGTATATAAATCTCGAAATAACAGCCACATGAATAGAGAAGAAGTTATCAAAGAATTGGCAGGTATGTTTCTTTTAGTGATTTTACGTTCGTATGTAAtagtaaatacttgtttttaggaatttttttttaagatttaaggcTTATATTTTTGGATATAAAGCAAGTATATTAAAATGTCCTTAAAATAAGGGCGCAtggttggctcagctggtagagcatgtgactcttgatctcagggttgtgagctcgagccccacattggggacagagattacttaaaaaaaaaaaaaagtccttaaaataATATCAGACCTAACAGACTTGGATATGAGACTTTCTGGTAGTTAGATATTAAATCTTCCAAATCAAGAttgaattttctttggaaaaaaaattactctgattaaatatttcaggattttatttgtatttatttattgaaagagttCACAGAGTTTGACTGAGGTCCATGTAGAAGCATAGACTAGTATGTATATTGCTTTTAACAAGTCCCAAATGGAAAGATGAAAGATTGTGTTTGTATCTGTCAAGCTTCATGGTACCATTCTCCCTCTAAGCGTTTCCCTATTCTTTTTGTTACAGGAATAGTAGGCAGCCTCAACTCGGAAAATAAAGTGGATCTTACCAATCCACAGTACACAGTGGTAGTAGAAATCATTAAAGCTGTCTGTTGCCTGAGTGTTGTGACAGATTACATGTTGTTCAGAAAATATAATCTCCAGGAGGTGGTTAAGAGTGCTAAGGACCCATCACAGCTTAACCCAAAGCAGCCAGCACAAGCAGGAAATGGGAAAGAAGCTAAATTGGAATCTGGtgacaaatcaaatcaaaatgacccagcagaaggaaaaaataaccaGCAAGTGGTACCAGAAAATAATGAGGAGCTGGGGCAGACAAAACCAAGATCTGAGACACAGGTGGCGAGTGAGGGAGGAGCTAATCCTGAACTTGAAAGTCAAGTCACAGAAGGATCTGAGCCAAATGAAAATGACCtctcatagagaaaaaaaaaaatcatttgatgttTCAGGTAGGTTTCTCTGGTGGCATTTGGTGAGATGTTGGTAGGATTCTGTATAAAATTGTGACTGAAAATACAAGTTTTGAACTTTGTATGTTGCATAATGCTGTACTCAAAATAGTGAACAGTGATTGAGCAGCTCCATTAACAGTTATGTTGGAGATCTTTTCAGCCCCATGTGCCAGGGTGCAGTTTGGCTTATGTGAATTTTGCTTAGCTGGGAGAAACTGTGGATAATTGGTGAGCACTtgcatggaggggagggtgacagGAGGATAATGTTGGGCTCTCCCTCATGATTACTTTCCCCAGCCTCCCTTTCCGCACTGCCATCTAACTTACTGGAGTAAACAAACTCTGTAAGAGACACTCCTAGGGAAAGTATCATTCTAAGGAAGGAATTTTTACATGTTGCAACTCATCTGTCCCCTGTCACTTTGTTGTAAACATTGCAAAAACATGGGTCTTCTAGGTGAGAAGTGAATTGTTTTTTGtgaagtttttgtatttttttgtgattCTTAGAGTTACTTTGTAACTCTTAGTTAT
This window encodes:
- the THUMPD1 gene encoding THUMP domain-containing protein 1, which encodes MAAPVQQPPQSSGGKRKGKAQYVQAKRARRCDGGGPRQLEPGLQGILITCNMNERKCVEEAYSLLNEYGDDMYGPEKFTDKDQQPSGSEGEDDDVEAALKKEVGDIKASTEMKLRRFQSVESGANNVVFIRTLGIEPEKLVHHILQDMYKTKKKKTRVILRMLPISGTCKAFLEDMKKYAETFLEPWFKAPNKGTFQIVYKSRNNSHMNREEVIKELAGIVGSLNSENKVDLTNPQYTVVVEIIKAVCCLSVVTDYMLFRKYNLQEVVKSAKDPSQLNPKQPAQAGNGKEAKLESGDKSNQNDPAEGKNNQQVVPENNEELGQTKPRSETQVASEGGANPELESQVTEGSEPNENDLS